A window of Bacteroidota bacterium contains these coding sequences:
- the ybeY gene encoding rRNA maturation RNase YbeY, protein MNIHFFKEEVKFRFLHQDGLRKWIIKAIRSEGYKLENLNFIFCSDKKLLQMNKDYLKHNYYTDIITFDNSSEKKTVEGDIFISVETVLTNSKRFKTTFQDELHRVMIHGVLHLLGYSDKNPKSQAEMRKMEDKWLDKRG, encoded by the coding sequence ATGAACATACATTTTTTCAAAGAAGAAGTAAAATTCCGTTTTCTGCATCAGGACGGGCTCAGGAAATGGATCATCAAGGCGATTCGTTCGGAAGGATACAAACTGGAGAATTTAAACTTCATTTTTTGCAGCGATAAAAAGCTGTTGCAGATGAATAAGGATTATCTGAAACACAATTATTATACTGACATCATCACCTTCGACAATTCTTCAGAGAAGAAAACTGTGGAAGGGGATATTTTTATTAGTGTAGAAACGGTGTTGACGAATTCGAAAAGATTCAAAACTACTTTTCAGGATGAATTGCATCGGGTGATGATTCATGGTGTGCTTCATTTGCTGGGCTATTCCGACAAGAATCCTAAATCCCAGGCTGAGATGCGCAAGATGGAAGACAAGTGGCTTGATAAGCGGGGTTAG
- the purD gene encoding phosphoribosylamine--glycine ligase, whose translation MNILLLGSGGREHALAWQMKQSKHCDHLFIAPGNAGTAECGVNVGIGVSDFQGIRKLVMEEDIHLVVVGPEEPLVKGIHDFFLADPVLHKIPVIGPVQTGAELEGSKDFAKAFMKRHGIPTAAYQTFTKEELAQAKKFLRTLSPPFVLKADGLAAGKGVVIPTTLEDADRELDEMLGQAKFGAASEKVVIEEFLKGIELSVFVLTDGKSYKLLPSAKDYKRIGDGDTGLNTGGMGAVSPVPFADEQFLKKVEERIVLPTVKGLAEDGIHYVGFIFIGLMNVGGEPFVIEYNVRMGDPETEVVIPRIQTDLVELLFATGKGKLSQVELKVDPRTAVTVMMVSGGYPGDYQKGKIIRGIENVQDSLVFHAGTAKKDHDITSAGGRVLAITSFGANISEAREKSYKNISKISFDGAYNRKDIGMDLISD comes from the coding sequence ATGAATATTCTTCTTCTCGGTTCAGGTGGTCGTGAACACGCGCTGGCCTGGCAAATGAAACAAAGCAAACATTGTGATCATCTGTTCATCGCTCCAGGAAATGCGGGAACAGCGGAATGCGGTGTGAATGTGGGCATTGGTGTTTCTGATTTCCAGGGCATCCGTAAACTCGTGATGGAAGAGGATATTCACCTGGTTGTGGTTGGTCCGGAAGAACCGCTCGTAAAAGGAATTCATGATTTTTTTCTGGCTGATCCTGTCCTGCACAAAATTCCTGTCATCGGTCCTGTTCAGACCGGAGCGGAATTGGAGGGAAGCAAAGATTTCGCGAAAGCGTTTATGAAACGCCATGGAATTCCGACAGCAGCGTATCAGACATTTACCAAAGAAGAATTAGCACAGGCGAAAAAATTTCTTCGCACACTTTCTCCACCTTTTGTCTTGAAAGCGGACGGACTTGCTGCAGGTAAAGGCGTTGTTATACCAACAACTCTTGAAGATGCGGATCGTGAACTGGATGAAATGCTCGGTCAAGCAAAGTTTGGCGCAGCCAGCGAGAAGGTGGTTATCGAAGAATTTCTAAAAGGAATCGAACTTTCTGTTTTTGTTCTGACCGATGGAAAATCCTACAAACTCCTTCCTTCCGCGAAAGACTATAAACGTATTGGCGATGGTGATACAGGATTGAATACCGGTGGAATGGGAGCAGTGTCACCCGTACCCTTCGCGGATGAACAGTTTCTTAAAAAAGTGGAGGAACGCATTGTCCTCCCAACCGTAAAAGGATTAGCCGAAGATGGAATCCATTACGTTGGATTTATTTTTATCGGACTGATGAATGTGGGAGGAGAGCCTTTCGTAATTGAATACAATGTACGCATGGGCGATCCGGAAACGGAAGTAGTGATACCACGAATACAAACGGATCTGGTGGAATTACTTTTCGCTACCGGTAAAGGAAAACTCTCCCAAGTTGAATTGAAAGTGGATCCACGTACAGCAGTCACGGTGATGATGGTGAGCGGAGGTTATCCCGGAGATTATCAAAAAGGAAAAATCATTCGTGGAATTGAAAATGTTCAGGACAGTCTGGTTTTTCATGCAGGTACTGCGAAGAAAGATCACGACATCACTTCCGCCGGAGGAAGAGTACTTGCAATTACTTCCTTTGGCGCGAACATTTCCGAAGCAAGAGAAAAATCCTATAAAAATATCTCGAAGATTTCTTTTGACGGAGCCTACAACAGAAAAGATATTGGGATGGATTTGATTTCGGATTAA
- a CDS encoding response regulator, translating into MNTQKSKKIFVVEDNRMYASMIENHLSQYPDCEIKLFYNGEDCLLAFDQNPDVVLLDFHLNVDDDTAKTGFDYLKIIKEKNPEQAVVMLSSMEDVKQVVDLLKIGAYDYVLKDDMAFDNLDKVMNNLNGVLSIRNEVKSLQTTVKKQNRRFAWTLFGIVVLVALSFRFIH; encoded by the coding sequence ATGAATACGCAAAAAAGTAAAAAAATATTTGTAGTGGAAGACAATCGTATGTATGCTTCCATGATCGAAAATCATTTATCACAGTATCCCGATTGTGAAATCAAATTGTTTTATAATGGAGAAGACTGTTTGCTCGCATTTGATCAGAACCCGGATGTTGTATTGTTAGATTTTCATCTCAATGTCGACGATGATACCGCGAAAACCGGTTTTGATTATCTGAAAATTATCAAAGAAAAAAATCCGGAGCAGGCTGTCGTGATGCTTAGTTCAATGGAAGATGTGAAACAGGTTGTCGATTTGTTAAAAATCGGCGCCTATGATTATGTGTTGAAAGATGATATGGCCTTTGATAATCTGGACAAAGTCATGAACAACCTGAACGGTGTATTGTCAATCCGTAACGAAGTAAAATCACTGCAAACTACAGTGAAAAAGCAGAACCGTCGTTTTGCATGGACTTTATTTGGAATTGTAGTCCTGGTTGCGCTGAGTTTCCGCTTTATCCATTAA
- a CDS encoding undecaprenyl/decaprenyl-phosphate alpha-N-acetylglucosaminyl 1-phosphate transferase: MNTITYLILSILSSYVITRLLIPFVISAAKERNLLDQPDARKQHKEAIPAMGGIAIFLSFATVGFFWIGSGSFDQVKYLFPATIVLFATGLWDDIRALSAGKKYFFQLIVVVLAAVGGFRVTDLHGFFGLHELPLLSQYLVTIVFVTAVINAYNLIDGVDGLAAGLSCLASISFGILFYLSGELFFCALSFILAASLLGFLKFNFNPAKIFMGDTGSLMLGFLLAIFGIRFLSIPSSVLEPLGIVNPFSLLVGFLFLPVFDTIRVFTIRICKGHSPFRADRRHLHHLLQKNNFNAIGICITMYSTALLFTALSWFLQELNTTLTAVLIFCCAVALAEILTIVYVLRSRKQLATASRDIAQYKKSNQFIKHILNA; encoded by the coding sequence ATGAACACAATTACTTATCTCATACTTTCCATCCTGAGTAGCTACGTGATTACACGTTTGCTGATTCCTTTTGTGATTTCAGCAGCGAAGGAACGTAATCTGCTCGATCAGCCGGATGCGAGAAAACAACACAAAGAAGCGATTCCCGCAATGGGAGGAATCGCCATCTTCCTGTCCTTCGCGACAGTGGGATTCTTCTGGATCGGTTCCGGAAGTTTTGACCAGGTGAAATACCTGTTTCCTGCAACGATTGTTTTATTCGCCACCGGTTTGTGGGACGATATCCGTGCCTTGAGCGCAGGAAAAAAATATTTCTTCCAGCTTATCGTAGTCGTGCTGGCAGCAGTCGGCGGTTTCCGTGTCACGGATTTACATGGATTTTTTGGTTTACACGAATTACCTCTCCTTTCACAATACCTTGTAACGATTGTATTTGTCACCGCTGTGATCAATGCCTACAACCTGATCGATGGTGTTGATGGGCTCGCGGCCGGATTATCATGTCTCGCCTCGATATCTTTCGGAATCCTGTTTTATCTCAGCGGAGAATTATTTTTCTGCGCGCTAAGTTTTATTCTAGCCGCTTCTCTGCTTGGGTTTTTGAAATTCAATTTCAACCCGGCCAAAATCTTTATGGGCGATACCGGTTCTCTGATGCTCGGTTTCCTGCTCGCGATATTTGGAATTCGTTTTCTTTCGATTCCTTCATCAGTTCTTGAGCCACTTGGTATTGTCAATCCATTCAGTCTGCTTGTAGGATTCCTGTTCCTTCCTGTATTTGATACAATTCGTGTCTTCACGATTCGCATTTGCAAAGGACATTCTCCTTTCCGTGCCGACAGAAGACATTTACATCATTTGCTCCAGAAAAATAATTTCAACGCGATTGGAATCTGCATTACCATGTATTCCACCGCGCTGCTCTTTACCGCACTTTCCTGGTTTTTACAGGAACTCAATACCACCCTGACTGCTGTGCTGATCTTTTGCTGCGCCGTTGCTCTCGCTGAAATACTCACGATCGTGTATGTTCTGCGTTCTCGCAAACAGCTCGCTACCGCTTCACGTGATATCGCTCAGTACAAAAAGTCGAATCAGTTTATTAAACACATTTTGAACGCATGA